A genomic segment from Sciurus carolinensis chromosome 1, mSciCar1.2, whole genome shotgun sequence encodes:
- the Crh gene encoding corticoliberin codes for MRLPLLVSAGVLLVALLPCPPCRALLSRGQVPGAPQAAQSPQSLDFFQAPPQPEQPQQPQPRPVLFRMGEEYFLRLGNLNKSPAARFLPDSLSPAGGSGSRPSRDQAATNFFRVLLQQLQLPRRSVDSRAGSAERSWENALTHHQEALERDRRSEEPPISLDLTFHLLREVLEMARAEQLAQQAHSNRKLMEIIGK; via the coding sequence ATGCGGCTGCCGCTGCTCGTATCTGCGGGCGTCCTGCTGGTGGctctcctgccctgcccaccATGCAGGGCCCTCCTCAGTCGTGGGCAGGTCCCGGGGGCCCCGCAAGCCGCGCAATCCCCCCAGTCCCTGGATTTCTTCCAGGCCCCGCCGCAGCCCGAGCAGCCCCAGCAGCCGCAGCCCCGGCCCGTTCTGTTCCGCATGGGAGAGGAATATTTCCTTCGCCTGGGGAACCTCAACAAGAGCCCGGCTGCTCGGTTCTTGCCCGACTCCTTGTCCCCTGCCGGTGGCAGCGGCAGCCGCCCCTCGCGGGACCAGGCAGCCACCAACTTTTTCCGCGTGTTGCTGCAGCAGCTGCAGCTGCCTCGGCGCTCGGTTGACAGCCGCGCAGGTTCAGCGGAGCGCAGCTGGGAGAACGCCCTCACCCACCACCAGGAGGCACTGGAGAGGGACCGGCGGTCCGAGGAGCCTCCCATCTCCCTGGATCTCACCTTTCACCTTCTCCGGGAAGTCTTGGAAATGGCCAGGGCAGAGCAGTTAGCGCAGCAAGCTCACAGCAACAGGAAACTGATGGAGATTATCGGGAAATGA